In Spirosoma pollinicola, the genomic window GGCCCTATGAGCAGACATATAAGGTAAGCGAAATGGACCTTATCAACCCGGAAGCCGTGCCTACTATGCTCGATGAAGCCTTTTTGATGCAGGTTGCCCGGCGTTTTCAAGAAATGGATACCGACTGGCAGGCAACTGGTGAGCGGAATGACGCCTTTTAAGTTTACCCGTTTGCTTATCCTACCTATCTACAAGATTATTTAAAACTTAGTACGCGTATACAGGTTATCAGCTAGACAAGTACATAGATGCATTTACTGCTATATCGAACATCGACTCTCTTCAGTTAAATCCTTACTCACCGCTTCATTGTCTGAGATTTGCTGTTAGAAATTTCCATTGGAAGTGTAACCCCACCATGAATCTGCCAGTTAAATATGAGTAGCCAAGCCCGTAAGCCTCCCGTTCCTATTGTTGCCATTGGTGCATCTGCGGGCGGACTGGAAGCGATTTCTGACTTGTTGCAGCACCTTTCTCCCACTACGGGCCTGGCCTATGTCTATATTCAGCATCTGAGCCCTACGCACCAAAGCCAGCTTTCTGAAATTCTTGGTCAACGAACCGAAATGTCTGTTCGGGAAGCTAAACACCGGATGAAGGTGGAGGCAAATCATGTGTATATCATTCCACCCGATCAGGATATGGAGGTGGTTGATGGTATACTCAAACTGGTTCCACGCCGACCTGAACCAGCTATTCATCTGCCCATCGACCAGTTTTTCGTGTCACTGGCTGAACACCAGCGGACGGCGTCTATTGCGATTGTCCTCTCCGGTACGGCCAAAGACGGCACGTTGGGTCTGAAAGCTATTAAGGGCGCTGGTGGCATCACGTTTGCTCAGGACGATTCGGCCAAGTTTCAGGGCATGCCGAAATCGGCCCAGGCCGAGGGCGTTGTCGACAAAGTACTCTCTCCCAGCGAAATCGCCAAAGAACTCGAATGGTTAAGCCGCCAGCCTAGCCTTTTTACCCAGACCGCATTAGCCGAGATACAGGAAGACACACAATTACAGACAGAAACAGGCTCTGATAGCGAAGACCTGAATGTGCTTCTTCAATTGCTGAGGAAAATTATTGGTATCGATTTCACCCATTACAAAACAGCCACCATCCGTCGGCGGGTTGTCCGGCGAATGGCCCTGTACAAATTACCTGCCCTACCCGACTATACAGACTATCTACGCCAGCATCCTGCAGAGGCTGGTTTGCTGTATAACGACTTACTCATAAATGTAACCAGCTTTTTTCGGGATAGTGAAACAATGGATTACCTTGGAAAAGTCGTGTTACCTCAGATTATACAGGCAAAACAAGCAAAAGAACCGTTTCGACTTTGGGTAACCGCCTGTTCTACAGGTGAAGAAGTCTATTCACTGGCGATCTTGCTGATGGAAGCGATTGATGAGCAGGAAAAACCTATTCCTGTCCAGATTTTTGCGACCGATTTGAGTGAACGTGTTATCGACAAAGCCCGGCTGGGGCGGTATACTGCCACGCAGTTGGCAGGGGTTTCACCCAAACGGTTAAACCGATTTTTTTCGCAGGAGGAAGAGGACTATCGTATCAGCAAGGTTATCCGCGACCTTTGTGTATTTGCCCCCCACAATGTTTTTGTCGATCCGCCATTCTCCCGAATCGACTTCATTAGTTGTCGGAATCTGTTGATTTATACCGATAACTTCTTACAGCGTAAGGCGATTGCTACCTTCCATTATTCCCTGAATGCTATGGGGTATTTGCTATTAGGGAAAGCAGAAACAGTGGGTGCATCAACAAACCTGTTTACCCAGGCAGCAAAAAATCATAAACTTTACACCAGAAAAAATAACGGAAATCGCTCTGTTATGCCGATGGTAAGCCATCTCAACGATGGATTAGGCACGTCGTCCATACAGAGCAATACCCTGTCAATCAAAGATATACATAAAAAAAGTAACCCAGTTCCACATGGGCTACGAATTCATTCAAGCCAGGAGGCAGATGATGAACAAAGAATTACTCACAATCGGACTATGCAAACACCTGGCCAGCCTGACGATTTGGACCAACGCGTCGACGAGTTATTGAAACGATACACGCCTGCTTCAGTAGTTGTGAATAAAGATATGGAGATTCTGCGGTTTCGGGGGTCAACGAGCTTGTTTTTAGAACCCGCTCCCGGCAAAGCCAATTTTAACCTGCTTAAGATGGCCAGACCTGAGTTAGTCTTCGATTTACGAAACGCCGTCAGTAAAGCCATGAAGTCGGATCAGGCGATATCGAAAACCGGGTTGCAAATGCAGGTTCGGGGACAAAACTATCAGGTTACCATTAATGCCGTTCCGTTTCAGTCGCTAACTCTGGAGTCGTTTATTCTGGTTCTTTTTGAGGAAGTTGTCCCAACAGTGCTTCCCGTTACCGCCCCCGCTCAACTTCGAAACCAGCGAATAAAGGAATTGGAAGCCGAACTCGCCACCATGCGTGACGATATGCGTTCGATGCTCGAAGAACAGGAAGCCGGTCGGGAGGAACTGCAATCGGCGAATGAAGAGATTATCAGTTCGAATGAAGAACTTCAAAGCATAAATGAAGAACTGGAAACCAGCAAAGAGGAAATCCAGTCGAACAACGAAGAACTGCAGACCATTAACCAGGAATTGCAGCTGAGCAACGATCAGTTGTCTGAAGCCTACGATTACTCGGATGCCATTTTTGGCACCATCCGGGAAACGGTACTGGTACTCGACAAAGACCTTCGGGTACGAACGGCCAATCGGGCTTTTTACAAAACATTCCGTATCGAACCCGACGAAACCGTTGGGCGGCTGCTTTACGAACTGGGAAATCGACAATGGGATATACTGGCACTGCGAACATTGCTCGATCAGGTAATTGAACACAACATGCCCATACAGGGGTATGAAATGAACCATTCGTTTGCTGAGTTAGGGGATAAAGTGCTCCGGCTGAATGCCCGAAAGGTTATTCGGCTTCAGGGACAGGCGGCTATTCTGCTCGCCATTGAAGACATTACTGACCACAAACAGGTACAACGATTACTCGAATTTCTTCAAAGTATTATTACCCACGCTCCCGTTTCGATCCAGTTGTTTAAAGCGGCACGAAATGAGCGCAATACAATTATCGATTTTCAGCTTGTTCCATTGGCCAGCGAATTAGGCCAGCGTGAAGTCCAAACGGTAGAAGAGTTATACAAGACCAGTTACAAAGCGCTTTACAACGATACGCAACAAAGCAGCCTGTTTTCCCGGTATGTGCAGGTCGTTGAATCCGGCGAACCACTCCAAACCGAACTACCATACGGCGAAAAAGGGGATTCTGGTTGGCATTTGATATCAGCCAATAAATTTGATGATGGTTTTTTACTGGTTAGCTCCGACATAAGCGATCGAAAGAAAGCGGAAGAAGCTGATGCCCAACGAGAAAACCAGTTACGCCGGTTGCTGGAAAACACACCCGATGTCATAACCCGCTGGGACAAAAATCGGCAACTTGTTTATGCTAATGCTGCCTTCGAGGGGCGAATTGGCAAAGCAACCCCCCTTATTCTAGGCCAAACCTTTCTGGCGATGGGCCAGCCCGAATCGATCGCAATGCCGTACATGGCAAGTTTGCAGGAGGTGCTCGAAAGCGGACTGCCCAAAGAACATTACAACGTTTTCCCCAGTCCGGAAGGCACTATTTTCTTTCATACCCAGATGGTTCCAGAACTAGGGGCAGATGGGTCGGTAGAAGGCGTTCTGGCTATTGCCCGCGATATTACCCAGTTGAACGAAGCCGCTAATCTGAAACAGGCTTATGAAACCATTCTGAAGGCTGCGCTGGATCGAAAAGCGCAATCGGAACGGCTTCAATTTATTCTTGATTCCTCGCAAGCTGCCATCCTTACCCTAACGCCGGTCTACAGCGACGAGTCAGGAGAAGAATCGAACCGGCTGATCGATTTTCGCTTCGAGATGGTGAACCAGGCACTGGCTACGTTTATCGGGCAGCCCGCCAGTGTGCTCCCCGGAACCCGAATAAGCCATTGGTTTCCAATTGATTTACAGGGAGATACCTTACTGCAGAACTGCATACAAACCTATTTGACGGGACAAATCCATCGGATTGAGTGGCATTACCCCAGTCAGGACCGGGATAAATGGTTCGATATGGTTATATCCAAAGTTAACGACGAGCTCCTGATCACGTTCACCGATTTCACCGAACTCAAGCACCTCCAGCAACAACTCGAAAAGTCGATAACCGACCTCCAGCGATCAAACGCCAGTCTGGAACAATTTGCCTACGTAGCCAGCCATGATTTGCAGGAACCCCTTCGAAAGATTCAACAATTTGGCACGATCATTCAGGCCAATTATGCGCCTAATCTGGGCGAAGATGGTGCCGATCTGATTAGCCGGATGCACTCGGCGGCATCGCGACTACAAGTCATGATCAGGGATGTGCTGGCTTACTCGCGGCTGTCGGGAAAACGGGAAATCTTTATACCCGTTGATTTGAATATCGTTGTCAACGAGGTCATCACTGACCTTGAAACTACCGTTGCTGACCAGAAAGCTGTCGTTCAGGTCGATTTGTTGCCAACAATCAACGGTGATAAAGCCCAGCTTCGGCAGTTATTCCAGAACCTCATCAGTAATGCCCTTAAATTCGTCACCACCGACAGAGTACCAGCGGTGATCGTTTCTTCCAGACTAGTGGTTGGGTATGAAGCTGGCATGGTTCTGTCTCCATCCGATGAAAACAAACGGTTTGCCCTGATTGACGTAACTGATAACGGAATCGGATTTTCACCGGATCAAGCTGAATTGATCTTCCAGGCGTTCCAAAGGCTGCACGGTAAAACGGCCTTTGCCGGTACGGGCATTGGCCTGGCTATTGTGCAGAAAGTGGTTGAGAATCATAAGGGGTACATTGTCGCCGAAGGCCGACCGGGCGAAGGCGCTACGTTTCGCGTACTGCTGCCTGTGGATGTATAATGCATGAACCATGAATACTCTGGCTTACACCTATTTATAGATAGAGTAAAAAAAGGTTTAACCACAGAGACGGTCCGCCGTTGCAGCACAAAGGGCACAGAGTTGTCCAGTGGGGGATTGTCTACCCCATTGGACAACTCTGTGCCCTTTGTGCTGCAACGGCGGACCGTCTCTGTGGTTAAACCTTTTTTTAGCCTGGTTGAAATATCAGCTGACCGCTTTGGTTGACCCACGGTCAAAAAAGGGCCGAATGAACAAGAACGTCAGCAACCAGAAAAACGCAGGTAACAGTACGAGCGAATAATCCGGACCATAATCGGTCGACATCAAATCATCAACAGATTCGTCGAACAGGGTAATTAACGTATCCCCGGGCTTTAGGGCATCATAATCAGCCTCGCTGATCGGAATGACCCGTTCACGCTGTTGCTGCGCAATGGTCGCTTCATATCTATACCAATCAGGGCCTTTGGAGGAATGGTGCCCCACCACTCGTTTACGTGTATCGAGCACATGAACAGGCAACACGATCCCGTGTGCTTTGATGTGTTGATAATATTGAACGTATGCCCACCCATCGTAGGTCAAGAAAATGGCCGCAATCGCCAGGCTGGCAACAAACAGGAATCGGGCAATAGCGGATAAAAACGGTACCGGAATAATCGTAACGATGAGGCCTGTGATACAGAAAAATGAAGCAATAGAGAGTAGCAGACAAAACAGCAACAGCCGATGCTGATTAGTAAGATCACGAATGCTCGTCCACTCGATCAGGCGTGATTTTCGTTTCGATTGATCAAACCGAACTTCGTGACCAGGTTGCCGAAAGGCATCATAGCCGGGATGGTATAGCAAGTTTACCTTGTCTCCTCCCCCAACATAGGCACTATCCATAACGAAGCGGCTCTGATAGGTCTTCCCTTTGTAAGTAACGGTTAGATAGGTACTATGGCTCATGATGTCCCGCCACGACCGCTGTTTCTGGTTAGCTTCATCAACGCTCAAGGCAACCAGATGCCCATGCTGCTCAAATTCGTCCTGTAACTGTCCCTCTTGATAGAATTCCCAGGAAATCCAGGTTAATCCGCCCAAAATAACCGCGACAACAAGCGAAAAAAGAAAACTGTATAGGCGGCTTGCCGCTGTCAAAAGTCGTTGTACCATCGGGATTAATCGAACGAATCCTATAAAGATAAAGGAATCAGGGAACGGCTAAATAGACCATTTCGTAAACGGTACAAAAAGTTGCTGCCCAGATTAAAAGCGCCAAAATCACATAGCTTCATAACCTATACTTATCGACCATAACGATAAGTAGGGCTAATAGCGAACTAAATTGGCGTTAAAAATACTTATACTTGCACATGAACTAGAACGCCGGGACTTCCGGCGTTTCGTTTTATTATTTTAGTTGATTAAGTCTATAGACTACATACTACCTATGTCTATCCAATTGACCGACAACGTTAGCCAGGCTGCCCGGCGCGATATACTGGATCTGGAACAAAAGATCAGTTCCTTCCGCTCGGGCGATATTGCCGACGAAGCTTTTCGTAAATTCCGGCTTACCCGTGGCGTTTACGGCCAGCGGCAGCCCGGCGTTCAGATGATTCGCATCAAACTGCCTCATGGACGCATTACGGCTGCTCAACTTGTGCGCATTGCCGACCTGTCGGACAAATATGCGACGGGAAATCTTCACGCCACAACCCGGCAGGATATCCAGCTACACTTCGTGAAACTGGCGGATTCGCCCCAGCTTTGGGCCGAACTCGAAGATGCGGGCATCACGCTAAAAGAAGCCTGCGGTAACACGGTTCGGAACGTGACGGGCTCTGCCCGCGCTGGTGTCGATCCGTTGGAGCCTTTCGATATTACGCCCCACGCCTAT contains:
- a CDS encoding chemotaxis protein CheB, coding for MSSQARKPPVPIVAIGASAGGLEAISDLLQHLSPTTGLAYVYIQHLSPTHQSQLSEILGQRTEMSVREAKHRMKVEANHVYIIPPDQDMEVVDGILKLVPRRPEPAIHLPIDQFFVSLAEHQRTASIAIVLSGTAKDGTLGLKAIKGAGGITFAQDDSAKFQGMPKSAQAEGVVDKVLSPSEIAKELEWLSRQPSLFTQTALAEIQEDTQLQTETGSDSEDLNVLLQLLRKIIGIDFTHYKTATIRRRVVRRMALYKLPALPDYTDYLRQHPAEAGLLYNDLLINVTSFFRDSETMDYLGKVVLPQIIQAKQAKEPFRLWVTACSTGEEVYSLAILLMEAIDEQEKPIPVQIFATDLSERVIDKARLGRYTATQLAGVSPKRLNRFFSQEEEDYRISKVIRDLCVFAPHNVFVDPPFSRIDFISCRNLLIYTDNFLQRKAIATFHYSLNAMGYLLLGKAETVGASTNLFTQAAKNHKLYTRKNNGNRSVMPMVSHLNDGLGTSSIQSNTLSIKDIHKKSNPVPHGLRIHSSQEADDEQRITHNRTMQTPGQPDDLDQRVDELLKRYTPASVVVNKDMEILRFRGSTSLFLEPAPGKANFNLLKMARPELVFDLRNAVSKAMKSDQAISKTGLQMQVRGQNYQVTINAVPFQSLTLESFILVLFEEVVPTVLPVTAPAQLRNQRIKELEAELATMRDDMRSMLEEQEAGREELQSANEEIISSNEELQSINEELETSKEEIQSNNEELQTINQELQLSNDQLSEAYDYSDAIFGTIRETVLVLDKDLRVRTANRAFYKTFRIEPDETVGRLLYELGNRQWDILALRTLLDQVIEHNMPIQGYEMNHSFAELGDKVLRLNARKVIRLQGQAAILLAIEDITDHKQVQRLLEFLQSIITHAPVSIQLFKAARNERNTIIDFQLVPLASELGQREVQTVEELYKTSYKALYNDTQQSSLFSRYVQVVESGEPLQTELPYGEKGDSGWHLISANKFDDGFLLVSSDISDRKKAEEADAQRENQLRRLLENTPDVITRWDKNRQLVYANAAFEGRIGKATPLILGQTFLAMGQPESIAMPYMASLQEVLESGLPKEHYNVFPSPEGTIFFHTQMVPELGADGSVEGVLAIARDITQLNEAANLKQAYETILKAALDRKAQSERLQFILDSSQAAILTLTPVYSDESGEESNRLIDFRFEMVNQALATFIGQPASVLPGTRISHWFPIDLQGDTLLQNCIQTYLTGQIHRIEWHYPSQDRDKWFDMVISKVNDELLITFTDFTELKHLQQQLEKSITDLQRSNASLEQFAYVASHDLQEPLRKIQQFGTIIQANYAPNLGEDGADLISRMHSAASRLQVMIRDVLAYSRLSGKREIFIPVDLNIVVNEVITDLETTVADQKAVVQVDLLPTINGDKAQLRQLFQNLISNALKFVTTDRVPAVIVSSRLVVGYEAGMVLSPSDENKRFALIDVTDNGIGFSPDQAELIFQAFQRLHGKTAFAGTGIGLAIVQKVVENHKGYIVAEGRPGEGATFRVLLPVDV